In Vigna angularis cultivar LongXiaoDou No.4 chromosome 8, ASM1680809v1, whole genome shotgun sequence, one DNA window encodes the following:
- the LOC108346103 gene encoding uncharacterized protein LOC108346103 isoform X2, translated as MSDDATVPSGRFFILHHSTRSRLSAEVGHCLFIWVSYLCRMVVAIGSAWFLCMQNSCHHASHIQMLKACGKHVQLQFLNRERRKDTLKIPNQPSFLCYSLQLSIQRENSFLLLKMDVRLSSAQTKNSEDVVASPPLQTGGTGKSCHQCRQKKENFAATCKNLKKGKNCLIKYCHKCLLTRYGENAEEIAQLANWTCPKCRGICNCSLCQKRRGEQPTGPLYRSAKESGFKSVAEMLAMKKNLETSNPLNEGNLIKEPEVFLSGELGNENFSDANVTAVCTKDDGGENFGMNLESKAITEEILLPPGMELKEIFGIQLPPKEVGNALQILEFCRVFGKALDLKEGEAKTIFKELISEESMDEHNSSLIQFHIRLLELIVSNSKKESPSFSTKNETNSWLKHLEDLIMQSYHLNDFPVDWFQEGIRGYYKLDLCKKFKLMTLLCDEALNTQKLRSYIQDENSRHAKVVKETKLKIAAAKEKIKCLAQKLQNENAKVSSIPGEEHDAHIKIRTEVDEAHIEMLRLKSTDKSGCDATRINPEFVDNNGMTFWKLQSYNDESVLLLQVF; from the exons ATGTCCGATGATGCGACTGTCCCCTCCGGCCGGTTCTTTATTCTTCACCATTCAACTCGATCCCGACTCAGCGCTGAAGTCGGTCACTGCTTGTTTATTTGGGTTTCATACTTGTGCCGCATGGTGGTCGCAATCGGTTCAGCTTGGTTCCTATG TATGCAAAACTCATGCCATCATGCTTCACATATTCAAATGCTCAAAGCTTGTGGGAAACATGTGCAACTCCAATTCTTAAACAG agagagacgGAAGGACACTCTCAAAATTCCAAACCAGCCGTCCTTCCTTTGCTACTCCCTTCAACTCAGCATTCAAAGAGAGAATTCCTTTCTCCTACTCAAAATGGACGTGAGATTATCTTCTGCTCAGACTAAGAACTCCGAGGATGTTGTGGCCAGTCCTCCCCTTCAAACTGGGGGAACTGGAAAATCTTGCCAtcaa TGCCGGCAAAAGAAGGAGAATTTCGCTGCAACCTGCAAGAACttaaagaaagggaagaatTGTCTGATTAAGTACTGCCACAAGTGCCTCTTGACTAG GTATGGAGAGAATGCTGAAGAGATTGCACAGTTGGCTAATTGGACATGTCCGAAGTGTCGAGGCATTTGCAACTGTAGTCTTTGCCA AAAGCGACGAGGTGAACAGCCTACTGGTCCCCTGTATCGTAGTGCCAAGGAATCTGGCTTTAAGTCAGTTGCAGAAATGCTTGCAATGAAGAAGAATTTAGAAACATCAAATCCATTAAATGAGGGTAATCTGATAAAG GAGCCTGAAGTATTTCTCTCAGGGGAACttggaaatgaaaatttttcagATGCAAATGTCACTGCAGTTTGCACCAAAGATGATGGTGGTGAGAATTTTGGAATGAACTTAGAGAGCAAAGCAATTACAGAGGAAATTCTTTTGCCACCGGGCATGgagttaaaagaaatatttggcATCCAGTTACCACCCAAAGAGGTTGGGAATGCGTTGCAGATTTTAGAGTTTTGCAGAGTGTTTGGAAAG GCTCTTGATCTCAAGGAAGGAGAAGCTAAAACCATTTTTAAAGAATTGATCAGTGAAGAAAGTATGGATGAACATAACTCCTCACTGATTCAATTTCACATTAGATTGTTGGAATTGATTGTAAGCAATTCGAAAAAAGA GTCTCCATCCTTCTCAACCAAGAATGAAACTAATTCATGGTTGAAACATTTAGAGGATTTGATTATGCAATCATATCATCTAAATGATTTCCCTGTGGATTGGTTTCAAGAAGGCATCAGGGGATACTATAAATTGGATTTGTGTAAAAAGTTTAAACTGATGACTCTTCTTTGTGACGAAGCTTTGAACACTCA AAAACTAAGGAGTTATATTCAGGACGAAAATTCAAGGCATGCAAAAGTAGTGAAAGAAACAAAACTTAAGATTGCTGCCGCTAAAGAAAAG ATAAAGTGTCTTGCACAAAAGTTGCAGAATGAGAATGCCAAAGTGTCCTCCATTCCAGGGGAGGAGCATGATGCTCATATAAAGATAAGAACTGAGGTTGACGAAGCACACATTGAGATGTTAAGGTTAAAGAGCACAG ACAAAAGTGGATGTGATGCCACGAGAATCAATCCAGAGTTTGTGGACAACAATGGGATGACATTTTGGAAGTTACAAAGTTACAATGATGAATCGGTTCTTCTGCTGcaagttttctaa
- the LOC108346103 gene encoding uncharacterized protein LOC108346103 isoform X1: MSDDATVPSGRFFILHHSTRSRLSAEVGHCLFIWVSYLCRMVVAIGSAWFLCMQNSCHHASHIQMLKACGKHVQLQFLNRERRKDTLKIPNQPSFLCYSLQLSIQRENSFLLLKMDVRLSSAQTKNSEDVVASPPLQTGGTGKSCHQCRQKKENFAATCKNLKKGKNCLIKYCHKCLLTRYGENAEEIAQLANWTCPKCRGICNCSLCQKRRGEQPTGPLYRSAKESGFKSVAEMLAMKKNLETSNPLNEGNLIKEPEVFLSGELGNENFSDANVTAVCTKDDGGENFGMNLESKAITEEILLPPGMELKEIFGIQLPPKEVGNALQILEFCRVFGKALDLKEGEAKTIFKELISEESMDEHNSSLIQFHIRLLELIVSNSKKESPSFSTKNETNSWLKHLEDLIMQSYHLNDFPVDWFQEGIRGYYKLDLCKKFKLMTLLCDEALNTQKLRSYIQDENSRHAKVVKETKLKIAAAKEKIKCLAQKLQNENAKVSSIPGEEHDAHIKIRTEVDEAHIEMLRLKSTGEKYKSGCDATRINPEFVDNNGMTFWKLQSYNDESVLLLQVF; the protein is encoded by the exons ATGTCCGATGATGCGACTGTCCCCTCCGGCCGGTTCTTTATTCTTCACCATTCAACTCGATCCCGACTCAGCGCTGAAGTCGGTCACTGCTTGTTTATTTGGGTTTCATACTTGTGCCGCATGGTGGTCGCAATCGGTTCAGCTTGGTTCCTATG TATGCAAAACTCATGCCATCATGCTTCACATATTCAAATGCTCAAAGCTTGTGGGAAACATGTGCAACTCCAATTCTTAAACAG agagagacgGAAGGACACTCTCAAAATTCCAAACCAGCCGTCCTTCCTTTGCTACTCCCTTCAACTCAGCATTCAAAGAGAGAATTCCTTTCTCCTACTCAAAATGGACGTGAGATTATCTTCTGCTCAGACTAAGAACTCCGAGGATGTTGTGGCCAGTCCTCCCCTTCAAACTGGGGGAACTGGAAAATCTTGCCAtcaa TGCCGGCAAAAGAAGGAGAATTTCGCTGCAACCTGCAAGAACttaaagaaagggaagaatTGTCTGATTAAGTACTGCCACAAGTGCCTCTTGACTAG GTATGGAGAGAATGCTGAAGAGATTGCACAGTTGGCTAATTGGACATGTCCGAAGTGTCGAGGCATTTGCAACTGTAGTCTTTGCCA AAAGCGACGAGGTGAACAGCCTACTGGTCCCCTGTATCGTAGTGCCAAGGAATCTGGCTTTAAGTCAGTTGCAGAAATGCTTGCAATGAAGAAGAATTTAGAAACATCAAATCCATTAAATGAGGGTAATCTGATAAAG GAGCCTGAAGTATTTCTCTCAGGGGAACttggaaatgaaaatttttcagATGCAAATGTCACTGCAGTTTGCACCAAAGATGATGGTGGTGAGAATTTTGGAATGAACTTAGAGAGCAAAGCAATTACAGAGGAAATTCTTTTGCCACCGGGCATGgagttaaaagaaatatttggcATCCAGTTACCACCCAAAGAGGTTGGGAATGCGTTGCAGATTTTAGAGTTTTGCAGAGTGTTTGGAAAG GCTCTTGATCTCAAGGAAGGAGAAGCTAAAACCATTTTTAAAGAATTGATCAGTGAAGAAAGTATGGATGAACATAACTCCTCACTGATTCAATTTCACATTAGATTGTTGGAATTGATTGTAAGCAATTCGAAAAAAGA GTCTCCATCCTTCTCAACCAAGAATGAAACTAATTCATGGTTGAAACATTTAGAGGATTTGATTATGCAATCATATCATCTAAATGATTTCCCTGTGGATTGGTTTCAAGAAGGCATCAGGGGATACTATAAATTGGATTTGTGTAAAAAGTTTAAACTGATGACTCTTCTTTGTGACGAAGCTTTGAACACTCA AAAACTAAGGAGTTATATTCAGGACGAAAATTCAAGGCATGCAAAAGTAGTGAAAGAAACAAAACTTAAGATTGCTGCCGCTAAAGAAAAG ATAAAGTGTCTTGCACAAAAGTTGCAGAATGAGAATGCCAAAGTGTCCTCCATTCCAGGGGAGGAGCATGATGCTCATATAAAGATAAGAACTGAGGTTGACGAAGCACACATTGAGATGTTAAGGTTAAAGAGCACAGGTGAAAAAT ACAAAAGTGGATGTGATGCCACGAGAATCAATCCAGAGTTTGTGGACAACAATGGGATGACATTTTGGAAGTTACAAAGTTACAATGATGAATCGGTTCTTCTGCTGcaagttttctaa
- the LOC108346103 gene encoding uncharacterized protein LOC108346103 isoform X4 — MSDDATVPSGRFFILHHSTRSRLSAEVGHCLFIWVSYLCRMVVAIGSAWFLCMQNSCHHASHIQMLKACGKHVQLQFLNRERRKDTLKIPNQPSFLCYSLQLSIQRENSFLLLKMDVRLSSAQTKNSEDVVASPPLQTGGTGKSCHQCRQKKENFAATCKNLKKGKNCLIKYCHKCLLTRYGENAEEIAQLANWTCPKCRGICNCSLCQKRRGEQPTGPLYRSAKESGFKSVAEMLAMKKNLETSNPLNEGNLIKEPEVFLSGELGNENFSDANVTAVCTKDDGGENFGMNLESKAITEEILLPPGMELKEIFGIQLPPKEVGNALQILEFCRVFGKALDLKEGEAKTIFKELISEESMDEHNSSLIQFHIRLLELIVSNSKKESPSFSTKNETNSWLKHLEDLIMQSYHLNDFPVDWFQEGIRGYYKLDLCKKFKLMTLLCDEALNTHGGKLA; from the exons ATGTCCGATGATGCGACTGTCCCCTCCGGCCGGTTCTTTATTCTTCACCATTCAACTCGATCCCGACTCAGCGCTGAAGTCGGTCACTGCTTGTTTATTTGGGTTTCATACTTGTGCCGCATGGTGGTCGCAATCGGTTCAGCTTGGTTCCTATG TATGCAAAACTCATGCCATCATGCTTCACATATTCAAATGCTCAAAGCTTGTGGGAAACATGTGCAACTCCAATTCTTAAACAG agagagacgGAAGGACACTCTCAAAATTCCAAACCAGCCGTCCTTCCTTTGCTACTCCCTTCAACTCAGCATTCAAAGAGAGAATTCCTTTCTCCTACTCAAAATGGACGTGAGATTATCTTCTGCTCAGACTAAGAACTCCGAGGATGTTGTGGCCAGTCCTCCCCTTCAAACTGGGGGAACTGGAAAATCTTGCCAtcaa TGCCGGCAAAAGAAGGAGAATTTCGCTGCAACCTGCAAGAACttaaagaaagggaagaatTGTCTGATTAAGTACTGCCACAAGTGCCTCTTGACTAG GTATGGAGAGAATGCTGAAGAGATTGCACAGTTGGCTAATTGGACATGTCCGAAGTGTCGAGGCATTTGCAACTGTAGTCTTTGCCA AAAGCGACGAGGTGAACAGCCTACTGGTCCCCTGTATCGTAGTGCCAAGGAATCTGGCTTTAAGTCAGTTGCAGAAATGCTTGCAATGAAGAAGAATTTAGAAACATCAAATCCATTAAATGAGGGTAATCTGATAAAG GAGCCTGAAGTATTTCTCTCAGGGGAACttggaaatgaaaatttttcagATGCAAATGTCACTGCAGTTTGCACCAAAGATGATGGTGGTGAGAATTTTGGAATGAACTTAGAGAGCAAAGCAATTACAGAGGAAATTCTTTTGCCACCGGGCATGgagttaaaagaaatatttggcATCCAGTTACCACCCAAAGAGGTTGGGAATGCGTTGCAGATTTTAGAGTTTTGCAGAGTGTTTGGAAAG GCTCTTGATCTCAAGGAAGGAGAAGCTAAAACCATTTTTAAAGAATTGATCAGTGAAGAAAGTATGGATGAACATAACTCCTCACTGATTCAATTTCACATTAGATTGTTGGAATTGATTGTAAGCAATTCGAAAAAAGA GTCTCCATCCTTCTCAACCAAGAATGAAACTAATTCATGGTTGAAACATTTAGAGGATTTGATTATGCAATCATATCATCTAAATGATTTCCCTGTGGATTGGTTTCAAGAAGGCATCAGGGGATACTATAAATTGGATTTGTGTAAAAAGTTTAAACTGATGACTCTTCTTTGTGACGAAGCTTTGAACACTCA TGGTGGGAAACTTGCTTAA
- the LOC108346103 gene encoding uncharacterized protein LOC108346103 isoform X3: MSSIWMRHENKYSYMTIERRKDTLKIPNQPSFLCYSLQLSIQRENSFLLLKMDVRLSSAQTKNSEDVVASPPLQTGGTGKSCHQCRQKKENFAATCKNLKKGKNCLIKYCHKCLLTRYGENAEEIAQLANWTCPKCRGICNCSLCQKRRGEQPTGPLYRSAKESGFKSVAEMLAMKKNLETSNPLNEGNLIKEPEVFLSGELGNENFSDANVTAVCTKDDGGENFGMNLESKAITEEILLPPGMELKEIFGIQLPPKEVGNALQILEFCRVFGKALDLKEGEAKTIFKELISEESMDEHNSSLIQFHIRLLELIVSNSKKESPSFSTKNETNSWLKHLEDLIMQSYHLNDFPVDWFQEGIRGYYKLDLCKKFKLMTLLCDEALNTQKLRSYIQDENSRHAKVVKETKLKIAAAKEKIKCLAQKLQNENAKVSSIPGEEHDAHIKIRTEVDEAHIEMLRLKSTGEKYKSGCDATRINPEFVDNNGMTFWKLQSYNDESVLLLQVF; this comes from the exons ATGAGCAGCATTTGGATGAGACATGAAAACAAATATTCTTATATGACCAT agagagacgGAAGGACACTCTCAAAATTCCAAACCAGCCGTCCTTCCTTTGCTACTCCCTTCAACTCAGCATTCAAAGAGAGAATTCCTTTCTCCTACTCAAAATGGACGTGAGATTATCTTCTGCTCAGACTAAGAACTCCGAGGATGTTGTGGCCAGTCCTCCCCTTCAAACTGGGGGAACTGGAAAATCTTGCCAtcaa TGCCGGCAAAAGAAGGAGAATTTCGCTGCAACCTGCAAGAACttaaagaaagggaagaatTGTCTGATTAAGTACTGCCACAAGTGCCTCTTGACTAG GTATGGAGAGAATGCTGAAGAGATTGCACAGTTGGCTAATTGGACATGTCCGAAGTGTCGAGGCATTTGCAACTGTAGTCTTTGCCA AAAGCGACGAGGTGAACAGCCTACTGGTCCCCTGTATCGTAGTGCCAAGGAATCTGGCTTTAAGTCAGTTGCAGAAATGCTTGCAATGAAGAAGAATTTAGAAACATCAAATCCATTAAATGAGGGTAATCTGATAAAG GAGCCTGAAGTATTTCTCTCAGGGGAACttggaaatgaaaatttttcagATGCAAATGTCACTGCAGTTTGCACCAAAGATGATGGTGGTGAGAATTTTGGAATGAACTTAGAGAGCAAAGCAATTACAGAGGAAATTCTTTTGCCACCGGGCATGgagttaaaagaaatatttggcATCCAGTTACCACCCAAAGAGGTTGGGAATGCGTTGCAGATTTTAGAGTTTTGCAGAGTGTTTGGAAAG GCTCTTGATCTCAAGGAAGGAGAAGCTAAAACCATTTTTAAAGAATTGATCAGTGAAGAAAGTATGGATGAACATAACTCCTCACTGATTCAATTTCACATTAGATTGTTGGAATTGATTGTAAGCAATTCGAAAAAAGA GTCTCCATCCTTCTCAACCAAGAATGAAACTAATTCATGGTTGAAACATTTAGAGGATTTGATTATGCAATCATATCATCTAAATGATTTCCCTGTGGATTGGTTTCAAGAAGGCATCAGGGGATACTATAAATTGGATTTGTGTAAAAAGTTTAAACTGATGACTCTTCTTTGTGACGAAGCTTTGAACACTCA AAAACTAAGGAGTTATATTCAGGACGAAAATTCAAGGCATGCAAAAGTAGTGAAAGAAACAAAACTTAAGATTGCTGCCGCTAAAGAAAAG ATAAAGTGTCTTGCACAAAAGTTGCAGAATGAGAATGCCAAAGTGTCCTCCATTCCAGGGGAGGAGCATGATGCTCATATAAAGATAAGAACTGAGGTTGACGAAGCACACATTGAGATGTTAAGGTTAAAGAGCACAGGTGAAAAAT ACAAAAGTGGATGTGATGCCACGAGAATCAATCCAGAGTTTGTGGACAACAATGGGATGACATTTTGGAAGTTACAAAGTTACAATGATGAATCGGTTCTTCTGCTGcaagttttctaa
- the LOC108346103 gene encoding uncharacterized protein LOC108346103 isoform X5, with product MDVRLSSAQTKNSEDVVASPPLQTGGTGKSCHQCRQKKENFAATCKNLKKGKNCLIKYCHKCLLTRYGENAEEIAQLANWTCPKCRGICNCSLCQKRRGEQPTGPLYRSAKESGFKSVAEMLAMKKNLETSNPLNEGNLIKEPEVFLSGELGNENFSDANVTAVCTKDDGGENFGMNLESKAITEEILLPPGMELKEIFGIQLPPKEVGNALQILEFCRVFGKALDLKEGEAKTIFKELISEESMDEHNSSLIQFHIRLLELIVSNSKKESPSFSTKNETNSWLKHLEDLIMQSYHLNDFPVDWFQEGIRGYYKLDLCKKFKLMTLLCDEALNTQKLRSYIQDENSRHAKVVKETKLKIAAAKEKIKCLAQKLQNENAKVSSIPGEEHDAHIKIRTEVDEAHIEMLRLKSTGEKYKSGCDATRINPEFVDNNGMTFWKLQSYNDESVLLLQVF from the exons ATGGACGTGAGATTATCTTCTGCTCAGACTAAGAACTCCGAGGATGTTGTGGCCAGTCCTCCCCTTCAAACTGGGGGAACTGGAAAATCTTGCCAtcaa TGCCGGCAAAAGAAGGAGAATTTCGCTGCAACCTGCAAGAACttaaagaaagggaagaatTGTCTGATTAAGTACTGCCACAAGTGCCTCTTGACTAG GTATGGAGAGAATGCTGAAGAGATTGCACAGTTGGCTAATTGGACATGTCCGAAGTGTCGAGGCATTTGCAACTGTAGTCTTTGCCA AAAGCGACGAGGTGAACAGCCTACTGGTCCCCTGTATCGTAGTGCCAAGGAATCTGGCTTTAAGTCAGTTGCAGAAATGCTTGCAATGAAGAAGAATTTAGAAACATCAAATCCATTAAATGAGGGTAATCTGATAAAG GAGCCTGAAGTATTTCTCTCAGGGGAACttggaaatgaaaatttttcagATGCAAATGTCACTGCAGTTTGCACCAAAGATGATGGTGGTGAGAATTTTGGAATGAACTTAGAGAGCAAAGCAATTACAGAGGAAATTCTTTTGCCACCGGGCATGgagttaaaagaaatatttggcATCCAGTTACCACCCAAAGAGGTTGGGAATGCGTTGCAGATTTTAGAGTTTTGCAGAGTGTTTGGAAAG GCTCTTGATCTCAAGGAAGGAGAAGCTAAAACCATTTTTAAAGAATTGATCAGTGAAGAAAGTATGGATGAACATAACTCCTCACTGATTCAATTTCACATTAGATTGTTGGAATTGATTGTAAGCAATTCGAAAAAAGA GTCTCCATCCTTCTCAACCAAGAATGAAACTAATTCATGGTTGAAACATTTAGAGGATTTGATTATGCAATCATATCATCTAAATGATTTCCCTGTGGATTGGTTTCAAGAAGGCATCAGGGGATACTATAAATTGGATTTGTGTAAAAAGTTTAAACTGATGACTCTTCTTTGTGACGAAGCTTTGAACACTCA AAAACTAAGGAGTTATATTCAGGACGAAAATTCAAGGCATGCAAAAGTAGTGAAAGAAACAAAACTTAAGATTGCTGCCGCTAAAGAAAAG ATAAAGTGTCTTGCACAAAAGTTGCAGAATGAGAATGCCAAAGTGTCCTCCATTCCAGGGGAGGAGCATGATGCTCATATAAAGATAAGAACTGAGGTTGACGAAGCACACATTGAGATGTTAAGGTTAAAGAGCACAGGTGAAAAAT ACAAAAGTGGATGTGATGCCACGAGAATCAATCCAGAGTTTGTGGACAACAATGGGATGACATTTTGGAAGTTACAAAGTTACAATGATGAATCGGTTCTTCTGCTGcaagttttctaa